In the Staphylococcus equorum genome, TAAAGTTGTCTTACCTACACCATTTGCACCTACGAGTGCTATATTTTTGCCATATGGTATTTGGAAACGTACTTGTGTTAGCAGTTTTTGACTTCCTTTAACCAATGTTAGATTTTGTGCAATGATTGGATAATTATTATGGATATCATAAATTTTATTTTGTGGAAAATTGAATTCATGATAACTTTGTGGTTTTTCAACTTCTTCCAAATGTTCCATTCTTTTTTCAATATGCTTAGCTTGTTTTTGAGCAGCCTTCTCAACCGTGCCTTTTTGTTTTGATGCACTTAAACGATCTGGTGCTATACTTTTATTTTTTTGTTTTGATGATGCTTGTGCCATTTGTTGCGCTTGATTTCGTTTAGCTTTACTGGCTTGGGACAATCTTTGTTTTTCACTTATATACTGTTCATATTGACGTTGTTGTTCTAACTGTTCTTGTTCATATTGATTTTGATACTGTGTGTAATTACCTTTAAACACTCTTATTGTGCCATCTTCTTGTATATCCCAAATTGTGTCAGCAATTTGGTCTATAAGTGCTCTATCATGACTTACTATAATTAAAGTACCATAGTAATATTTTAAAATATTATTCAGATAATCTTTACCAATTTTATCCAAGTGATTTGTAGGTTCATCTAAAAGTAATATCGGACTATAATTTGATATGACATTAGCTAATTTATATTTTGCTTTTTCACCACCACTCATACTGTCGATTGTATGCATAGGTATATGGAGTTCACTCATTAAACTACCGTCTAACGTGTTAAAATCATTTTCCACATCCATGTTAAGCTGTTCAAAATATTGAATTTCGCCATCCGTTTCAACTGTTCCAGATTCTGGTTTTGTTTTTTGAGCAATCATATTTAGTAATGTGGTTTTGCCAGTACCATTACCCCCAATAAGTGCTATTTTTTCAAATTGGTAAGCATAAAGATGACCGATGTTAAGTGATCGTAAATCTGTCAATTTATGATTGATTTGGTTAAATTTAATTGTATATTGTTCCATATTTATACACTCCTTGTATAT is a window encoding:
- the msr(A) gene encoding ABC-F type ribosomal protection protein Msr(A); this translates as MEQYTIKFNQINHKLTDLRSLNIGHLYAYQFEKIALIGGNGTGKTTLLNMIAQKTKPESGTVETDGEIQYFEQLNMDVENDFNTLDGSLMSELHIPMHTIDSMSGGEKAKYKLANVISNYSPILLLDEPTNHLDKIGKDYLNNILKYYYGTLIIVSHDRALIDQIADTIWDIQEDGTIRVFKGNYTQYQNQYEQEQLEQQRQYEQYISEKQRLSQASKAKRNQAQQMAQASSKQKNKSIAPDRLSASKQKGTVEKAAQKQAKHIEKRMEHLEEVEKPQSYHEFNFPQNKIYDIHNNYPIIAQNLTLVKGSQKLLTQVRFQIPYGKNIALVGANGVGKTTLLEAIYHQIEGIDCSPKVQMAYYRQLAYEDMRDVSLLQYLMDETDSSESFSRAILNNLGLNEALERSCNVLSGGERTKLSLAVLFSTKANMLILDEPTNFLDIKTLEALEMFMNKYPGIILFTSHDTRFVKHVSDKKWELTGQSIHDIT